In Prochlorococcus marinus str. GP2, the DNA window TTTGCATAGTTGTAAATGATTGAGTTTTATTTACCATCCCTCTATTTCTGTATCTGGAAATATAGTCAGTTATAAGTGTAAGAGCCTCACTTCTAACTTCATCTTTATTTGGTGAATCTTTTGGAGTATCAACAGCTGTTTGTAATGTTTTAACAACCGAAATTGTATCTTTTGTATAGTCACCTGTCATAGAGGTTTTTACAGCTATTGAGGGGGAACTAAATAATGTAAAAACAAC includes these proteins:
- the psb27 gene encoding photosystem II protein Psb27 — protein: MLLKWTSELILKKLTKVISFALSLIVVFTLFSSPSIAVKTSMTGDYTKDTISVVKTLQTAVDTPKDSPNKDEVRSEALTLITDYISRYRNRGMVNKTQSFTTMQTALNAMAGHYKNFASRPLPDKLKERLTKEFSLAEKMVLRES